The region ACACCACACCCATCATGCCCAGTGCACTCTAGGGACAATTTGGTCACTTTGTCACAGTCACACGCTGCCAGTGATGCAACATCCCCTCAACCCACAACTATCCTACATGCTAAAACCATCACTGTCACTAAAGCAACTATTGAAACACGACAAGAGGATGCCAGTATAAAATCGTTCGCGAAACCATCACAGGACAGTAAGATCCCCCGACCGACGAGTCTCATGTTGACTCCACAGATGGCCACAGCTACTAAACCAAACAACCCACATTCACACACTTATCCTAAGCACTtaaaaatatcacaacacaacTCGTCGCAACATAATGTCCCACTAAATGTATGTGTGGCTATACACGCTACACCTGAAAATGCTCTGTCGTCAccttcacacacattcattgcCAACACACGCACTACAACCTTTAACACTGCACCGATGTCTACTAAAAATATACTCGCTAAAGTTGCAAATGCTCAACATGAAACGCACGCAGCGCGAGTAAACATAGCAATAAATACAACTGATAGGCCACAAATGACACCTAAATCTCCCATCGCATCACTGACAGCCAATGCATTAGACCCCATTCATAAACCGGAAACAACTGCACAGCTTACATCTGCAAGTCCACCACATACCTCACGTGATCCAGGTCACACACCACCAATAACGGCATCCTCAACTATCGACAGCAAATCACCAGGCAAAGCATCTTTAATTGACACAGTAATGGACTCAGCTGGATTCCCCACACCACGCCCAACTACACCACATCGACTTCTCAGCACTGTTATCCAACATAGCACTTTGAATCATAAATCTAATTCAGATCAAACTACGCATACCAGCACTAAACATAAATTTGTGGCTCCACAAATTCACCAAATTCAACGGAACTCCTCAAATTCTGAACCGACACTTCGTGTTTCTACAGCATCTCTAAACGCAACACCAAGTTCAGTGAAACCCCTAGACTCAAGAGCTAGGTTGCCTTCAAGTGCAGCTCCCAGTCACACATCAACATACAGCAGCACTCTATACAAAAATAAAGCCCTCAGGTACTCCTCAATCAATCAGAGAAATGCACCCCCCACAGCCTCCACCTCTTTATCTACATTGACAGGAAACCAAAGTAATGTCTGTGCATCAGGTACAACTTCACTTCAATCAgcagacacaacacaacacaacaaagatCTTAGTCATAATAAGGCGCCTCGAGTAAATCAATCTGATCACACACAAGAAACAGACAGCAGAACTCAAACCGGTAATGAATCGGGTGTTTGCAATGTTTTTAATCAGGAAAACTCCACAACAACTCCAGTTTCATTATCTGAGCCGCTAAATGTGTCAAAAAATCATAACAGAGGCAGTGATGCGAGCACCCACTATCCTCAACCAACCATTATTCCCAGTACTGAATCACATACTGataaaaacaaatccagtggTAATCTAATCAATGAATTAGCTGTGCATGAGTCGAATGACCATGAAAATTCAAATCTGTCCCAGGTCACCAACCTTCAGAATTACATTTCCCTAATTAAGTCAAGCAGCTCTTGTCCGCAGGGTTGCATAAACACAGAACAACAAAGGCTCGCACATTATCAAGggtacacagaaacacaacatgAGGGACACTGTGCTACATGCCCATCAGTAAAAACAGCCCAGGAGACAGATTCAAATACAGAACAGTTTGCTTTGGGTGTATCAGTCAGGCATGCCAATATTAAGCTGAAATCCAATGCAGATAAACAGACACTTCCCAATTATTCAACACCCTCTGCCAAAGCACAAACAAACTGTGAGCCCACTATTTCATCACTGGAAAACACTGGTGCACACcccaaaatcaaactttcagTCCACCAAAATTCTGATTCAGATACTTCATCACTACCACAAGCACACACAAGTCCAGAGCTTTCATTCACTACAACAGTCCCTTTTAACAGCGAGGGATTGCCTTGTACGCACACAGGCCCTGAATGTAATTCCATACTGCCATCATCAACAATGCACTTGGCATCCCTTGCCCGACTCCAATCCTGCGAGGCAGAGGCAATTGTCAAACTGGATTCAAAGTTTAGCCCTGCTCCCCCTCTGCCGTGCCCAGAGGACACCAGCCTGGCTCACTCCCACCCAGCTGCTGCAGCCCTGTTGCTGCCTCCTTCCCCACAGTGCTGCAAATCAGCAGCCCTACAGCAGAGGCTCGAGAGTGTGGAGGCCAGCCTGGCAGCAAACAAGGACAGGATCACTACTCTGCTTAACATTATCCATGACCTGGAGACGTGCCACTCTCCCAGCAGCGGGTAAGAGgatgttagagtgtgtgtgtgtgtatatgcatgtgtaaGTGCGGTAGGGCAGGTGAAATGATTCCTCTAGTGTAGTGTTTTACTTGTGTTACTTATAGACTCACAACTGAATTATTCCAAGATGCGTCTTAAACATTTACCTTATTGTTTAACCATAATACAAAACCTGCAGGGTCTGATATGAATGAACTATTAATATAAACTATATTCAGTCCAATACAGGTATAGCGGTTTGCCAGAATCTGGCCTACATCATTACTTTAAAAGCTGTCCTGCAGTGCTGATCTTTGACGTTCCAGTCACTCGTCACTTGCAATAACTGAAACCACTCGTGAACTTTTCAACTATTTGGCAAACTGCAGTGatttacatataaaaaaaaacttttgcttgtgtgtgtgtaattatatcTTTATGATTATGCAGCCATAATTGAGTGGGCTACTGTGATGGCAATAACAAACCATTTACATTTAGagaaaaccaggctctttaaaTACTTATAGTTTGCACCTGAAGACACTCTTAAAAGGTAGACATATGTTTTTAAATAACCAATATAGCACAGATCAGTTTTATTTTCCACCCCTATTTGTTTGTAAAATAACAAAGTGACAGATTATGGCAGTGCATGTTTGTCAGATATGTGGTCGTCCTGTCATCCTGATTCATTGTGAAAAATTGTTTTCCTCCcaatgtaatttgtaaatggcaaaattgttttaaaaaataatttgcaagACATTTGGTCCTAGAGTTCATTTAGACGCAGCAAATTGTCAAGTGCCGCTTTGTAGAACATTGACTTTCTGCTGACATTGAACCAATATCCACATGGGAAATAAAGCCTTAACAAGAAACAAATTGTACCATTTATTACATACACTATGATATGACAAGTTGCACAAATACCTTTTACAGGCAAACAtactgataaaatgtaatgaagCTGGCTCTGTGACCAATATACATATGCCATAAATCAGGGATCATAGTGTGATGATGTGAAGCCTTAACATTGTTACAAATTTTCAAAAAGGTCCGTGGTTGTGTGGCTGACTGTGACAGAAACCTACTTGGGCATTTCAAGAGGGCACTTCTCGGTGAGATTTATTAAGCCGTATAACTCTTCTGGGACAAATAACAGGAATTAAAACTGCCTTCTGGCAATGTGTCTCTGTCAATCATTCTCATCTACTGCAGTGTGCTAATAAGTTGTGACTGCCTCCGAGGTCATGTTTCAGAATAACCAACTCCTAATAACCATCTGATGTCTGACACAATGCATGTTATACAGCCCATCTCTGCCAACAGCAGTCTGAATGAAAATCAGACAAAGAGCATAAGTGGAGTGCATATTAAATTGTGAATTTGAAAGGATGAGAGTTTTGGAAGCCCTTATTTACTCTATCCAATTTGGTTTACTTTCTTTTATCGCAGTCGGCGATTCTACAAAACTGGACAGGACCTCAAAAACTGCTCAACGTGCCAGAAGACTGCTTGTATTGTCTACAGGTGAGATAATAGTGAAATTGCCAATTTTGCCTGCATGCAGTGTTTGAACTGATAAGTGATCAGAGCAGCTCCAGAATTCAGCTCTTGCCGAGAATAGAAAACTATGGTTTCAGAATATCATAAATATAGTATGGTATCGCTTTGTGTTACTGCTTTGTGTTGATTATAGGCTGGAGCAGGAAGCCGTCATTtagataaaatgaaaaatgtgtctGGGGTTTGAGATATTGAGACGTGAGATATCTTCAAAAGGATATTAAGAAAGCAATTACAACTAAATCAATATTTTAGAACGACACTACGTATAATAGACTTATTATGAACTGCTACAGAATGAGTGCTACAttactgagacaaaaaataaatgtaacataacatggatttcaATGAATTCACTCTATTTAACATTTGATGAACGGACAGCAGTGGGACCATGCAGggatattttaaaatataggttttattttaagtttCTCTTGTGCTTGAGACACACAACTCAATAAGGTTGCGCCCATTTGCCATATCAGTTGCCAAGCAGATCTTTGCCAGCCTGTCCACTTCACTTCACTGAAAATTAATGACTTACTGTATGGGCAGCTTACTAAATGAAAAGCTCTGTACTGCTCATTTGTTTCTCGCCCAGAATACATAGGGAGATACATATTCCTCTCTGAACAAATCATAAATCTTTTGGACCAAATGTCAAATTTAAGCACTGACTGTATGTGACTCAATCTATTCACACAGCAGATTTATGGAGACAGAGATGCACTCTCTAAAATCCAAACTAGTAAAGAGGAAGTTGTGCCCAAGCAGCCTGCTGCATAGATTCGTAAAGATTTATAATGATCACTTTACTGGAGTCATGTTAGCATTGTTAATTTGCATACAAGGTAATTTCATGTCATATAGAAATATATTTAAACAGATCAGGAGAGCTGTGGGAGAATTTATCTAAAATAGCGTTATCTTAAAATGAGACGTTTGGCATTTATATGTTTTCACATCCTGCAGCTATTTGAAgcaatttaaatttaaaggtAAAAACcagtcattttcatttaattaaagAAAGATAATGACatgattttaatatttatacCAATTCCATTTAAGCTGTAGTGTATGAAGACTTATCGTGCAATAGTGGTTAGCTCTAATATTCCAACTTTGATCTCCGTTTGCACCCATTAGTTGAAATGTTGCATCAGTTGGACacaatggaaaaataaaaaacaattgtcCCAGAAACACTGTATTTGAAAGGAGGCTAAGAAATCCAAGTCTTCTCATCAActtttggagagaaaaaaatgccTCATGCTCTACAAAGCAAAACCTAAAACGGTCTTTATCTtgaaatgttcaaaacattcgTCTTGATCTACTTATTTTCAAAACCGCTTTTGCATGACAAAAAGATGTTACGTAAGTTGATTTGCTGACTGGTGTGTGTTGGCATGGGGTCCTTGAAGGCCAAGTGGAAGATAAGGAAATATGAACAAGATGTGTGCaccttcagaaaaaaaaaaaaaaaaggataggcTGCCGGGTAATGTCTTCCTGCCTGAACCAATCAACCACTTTGAACTCTGACAAGTGCAGAGCTTCCCACATGAGTACCACAAAGTGAAGTGTAGCTACAAAAGCTTGATGCATAATTGAAAAATAATCTGGTAATGCAGATCCGACAAAACCTAAACATTCCCTAGCAAGAGCTGAATGTGACATATTCTTTTGTCATTTCACATCTGTGTTTTGGTGGGGGATTTAGTAATTTAGGGCTGCATATCTGTCTATCCAGTGTGGAGTATGACTTCAGGCAGCAAGAACGACGCTTCTTGGAGGTTCTGAACCATTCAGCAAGAGGAAATCAGGCTTTCTCCTTGCACCTATCCCAGCCCCTGAACTTCAGCCTGCTCAGAAATGTCATCATTAAGAGCTTAACAAAGTCAAAGGTGAGAAGCAAAAAGCTGTGTAAGACCCTGTTCAAATGGCCGCCCAGGAAAATCCAGAAAGTGTAGACCTCTCAACAATGCCTGTGTGCTGTTTAGTAGCCAAttgcctgtgttacaagtgaccAGCAGAATCCTTTGCAGAGGACTCTTACTATCCCCTTCCTACTCATAGAGAGGTTACTCTGAATTAGGATCATACCCAGTAGAGTTCCACTCTCCTGCACATTGTTGAGGCTGATGAACATGATTTTGTACTCAAAATTGCCCGTGATCTTTGTGACTGTCAGCTAGTATCATCCATTAGGAattctttattttgcatttgagagttaatgttattttgttttcaacacgccTGCTTAAAATGTAGGGCTAACCACAGCCACATATTTCTTTATCTAATTTTACATTTGATATTCTGTTATGCAATGTTATGATTAATGCACTGTGAGTTCCAGTTGATGTTACATTTCCTCTTCAATAGCCCCCCCTTATCTGCTTCTCctaagggcgctttcacacctatagttcggTGGACTTGGTGCAATTTGGgggtgaagttgcaacattttagcatttttcatttggttcggtttgctttcacactgcactttgtcaaccgcatcaaacactgtaaacaaatATGTCACGCAATCGTAACGGTCgcttgtttattggacagaatatccgaAACTCGCCGACACTTCTGGTCTCTGAAAAAAATGGAACAACACCAAATTTATAAtgtcttgggttttctggttctgctttagtgtttgtaatattttagaagaaggcaaacaatgtgagcagctgacagacagcgagggatggagagagacgatgatgtgttgtcacacagacgaccagcgatgtgtggtcagaacagcttatggatctgaaagttatcatcccttAAATCATATACAAGTCcgtaaattgtgtgcaaggttgaaattgcaggctagtaaatgcatTGTTTTTGGTCCACTTTCTGTATTTGGGTCGGATCGCGTTCTCACCTAAAGTGAACCGAACTGTAGTTCACTTGAGCGAACCGAGACCCCCGTtttcaagcggaccagagtttgtttgtttgattcgGATGAGCTTTCACTTGAGCCCAAATGAACCGGACTACCCGACCAAACGCTCCAGGGTTCGTTTTAAACGGACCAAACGACctaggtgtgaaagcaacccAAGactaaatgtacagtatgaaaCAAGTTTTTGAATGGAATTATTTGgaaatgcaaaaataaatcTGAATTTACTGACTGTTTGTGTAAATTTGTCCAGAGCGTTGTTTATAtctgaatgctaaacttccctTAGTACActtaatgaatgaaataaagacACTTTTTTGGCTGAGATGTACAGCTTCAGTGCATCTAAACCTTTTCACAAATGCGAACTAGCTACTAAATAGAGAAACATTCATTATGCCTTCGCCAATTGTGCTGATGGTCTCCAAATCCCCAAACAATCTGAAGTTCATAAAAGGTTTCTGAGTAAAACAATGACATGACGAAAGGCTGCAATGAAGCGTGAGTCACAATCCAAATGTCCATGTGCACATGCACAAACCCATGAACACACTCATGGACACAGGCACATGTAGGCAAACTACAGCAACATGAAACAAAACCTTGTGCATGGTTTTACTGAAGCTGTCATAAATTATTAATGCAAGGGGAGCATGAGATTTAGAGAATTTTGGATAAAACCTCATTAGGAATGTataaatagtttatttgagCAGTGAGCTAAGAAAATATTCTGATATTACTTTTTTGATCATAAAATACTTAGATGCTTTAATTAAAATGCCTCCTAGAGGAAATACTGAAAATGAAATTCCGGCAACAATGGTACTAGAGGGAAAAGTGGGTCCACAGCAGATGTGACAGCATTGTAGCCACATGCAGGTAGCAGATCTGCCACCAAGGTACATTTAACTACTGTAGGTGTAAGTGAGTGAGGGCTCTTTTTATCTAGAAATATAacaatgtatgcatgcatacacaGCTGCAGAGAAAGCTGTGTGAGGTCTGAAAAATATAGTGTCGGCTGGGTCTGagaactacaagtttgaaaattaAAGATATTTGGGGCatggagttagaaagaagtgagcataccagacctctgtaggccgctcctcatctctgctacTCGTAAATcggattttccgaggtcaaagtcggaaacacgccccctgaccccagatttccgagctcggaaatcGGGCAaccaccatggatgtattaagagaaccacGGAGTACCCCGAGccaaaaatccaacatggctgctccgtgtATCAACAGTTgttaaagctgtagtaacatagttattagcacttctgtcttatttgggtctcactaaatcagttgtgtacacagtcctgtccaacttctatctgttgacatgttgttacgctgtttgtgTATGCAAAAAACAGCATAATGCATTGTTATAAACtggcattgctaacaatggctaacctggctaaagctaatgaaaacaatgaaaatccgacttgtTATGGAACGTATTCAACTCGGGTGTCACGCGTCATTCCCAGCTTTGgcttccgaggtaaatggaatgcACTATAACCACACACTTGTATCTCTGACTGATTTGTTGGAGgtcgagttgcattgtgggtactATAGGCAAAAGATTTTGCAAAGGAAGAAGAATACGGGGAATAATAAAGGAAGATATTACTGGTTCTCCTGCATCGATTTTTAACCTTTTTGTTTTGACTGTCCATAGTGAGACTGACAATGCTAAAGGAATGTGACGCTAAATTGGTGCAGTACTCTCTAAACATAAGATAACATTTTTGATTGTGCCGTGCAGTTGTTCTGAAGGGCCTTATGTAAAGAgttaaaactaaattatttattatttatcatgTACTGTCAGAAATCATTCCAAAGACGGCGGTAGTATGTTTATGCAGTGTTTCCCAAGGTTTGTGAAAGATAAGGTGCACGTATTTGGCGGGTGTTTAGTGGTCCTCCCCTAAGAATAAGTTTTTCAATAAGAAAAATGCAATTTTACGTAATTTTGGAGCATTCTTGTTACCATATCAGTCTAAAACGTTAGAAAACCTAGAgcaaataatacatacataacatttaaaaagcttAGACAAAACTTAGACTAAAAAAGAAAGGTTCACTGGGGAcaaactacaatcattagatctaagaaaagtaatttagttgCATTCATTCGGCTTAGGTGGCACCCAAAATAAGCCttataatggtagggaaaaccctgGCATGGTTGTAAgcataggtgtaatttagagggggaataataatcaaaactggccagtgcaaccccccaccccaaaaATCTATTagaatttcctttacataaataaagacatttgcaccataacttgatgcagaaaaggcacaaattgttgcagaaaaattcaccagaatgcagaaaagtgtttgacgctcaaaatttcaattttgctcaaaagtggagatgtCAACTCCCCCAATgctgaacccaaagttacgcccttggttGTAAGTAATTGTGCATCATAAATCTAGCAAATCTTTTCTGCATGAGCCAAAAATGTACTTACTTTTTATAGATCTTACAATATTAGTTTCAAAGAGGCATTTTCATGAAACTTAGTAGTGCAGAAAAGACAACATATAAACTGGGATGACCACACTTTCATGCTTGCTTATGCAGAAAGCTCTAAATTTTGACTTAGGAGATCCATTAAGACCCTGGAGTTCCCTGCCAACGGACTTGCCAATTTTGAAAAGTGGTACTACTACAATATTGCAGCAACAGCACTGCACTGAGTTCTAGAGCCAAAGACAAATGGgtctataaaataaaacataaacaagCCAGACAACATATTGCACTTATGCTCCATATCAAAAATGATCTTTCAGAGTGACTGAAACTACTTGTCATCCATGCATGTGAACATTAAAGACTTCAATTTTAAAATGGTTTGGCAAGTAGATAAATAACATCAGTTCAAACCCTCCCTATAGCTGTAAAGGTATCAGTGTAATTCACATAGTGCCAGAGAAGAACAATTCACTGTGTCTCAGTCATGTAATAACAGCAACAATATGGTTGTATTGCTTCTTTTGAAAGGTGGTTGAGCTGGGGGCAGATATTGGTGGAAATAACCTAATTAATACTAACATGTCTGTTACGCCTCAGGAGATATGATTCAGCACCAGTCAGGCATGAAACTTCTGTCCTGCTGCACTTAAGATGTGCACAATTGTCTAAAGAATTGCGCAAAGAAGCAACTTAAGCAGTTTTTAAAGTAGAATGTTTCCCTCTACTGTAAGTGTTGGTTTCTATTTACCCACACATTTTATCAGTTCAAAcctgcatgtacagtacaggccaaaagtttggacacaccttctcattcaatgtgtttcctttttattttcatgactatttacattgtagattctcactgaaggcatcaaaactatgaatgaacacatatggaattatgtacttaacaaaaaagtgtgaaataactgaaaacatgtcttatattttagattcttcaaagtagccaccctttgcttttttattaataagggaataaattccactaattaaccctgacaaagcactcctgtgaagtgaaaaccatttcaggtgacaacctcatgaagctcattgagagaacaccaagggtttgcagagttatcaaaaaagcaaagggtggctactttgaagaatctaaaatataagacatgttttcagttatttcacacttttttgttaagtacataattccatatgtgttcattcatagttttgatgccttcagtgagaatctacaatgtaaatagtcatgaaaataaagaaaacgcattgaatgagaaggtgtgtccaaacttttggcctgtactgtatctgcaTTTACTGTCTTACAAAGTCTGCAGTGTAGCCTCTACATTTTCAATCAAGCACAGCGTACAGTATGTCACACATCCATTTGGACCGACTACATAAGGGATCCTATTTTGTCTGAGATACTTGTGCTTCATGTCATAGCATTTCAttacatgcatgtgtgcaacacacagctacataatatgtatgcatgttaaacatttttttttttaaagcacattcATATAGTATTTTCTTGTAAACATTATTTCCATTTGCTGCACAGTGACTAATTAAGTTTGTTGGCTCTTTATGGCAGTATGTATGACCTAACACCTAAAACCTGCCAGCTGAAAAACTTCAATCTCCATTAAGTGACATTGCTGATATTAGCTTTGAATCAAATGATTTCCTGTAAGGTGAAAGAATTACTAGCACTGCCAACACCACCGAAAAGTAACACCCCAGTCTGCAGCCCTATGCAGCCCTCAGCCACTTTCAGCTCATTATTTTGGTTCAGTGGTCCGTCTGGTTGAGGTCCAACGGCTCTCACCAGCCCCTGCATAAAAAGCCATGGGCAGCAGCCAGCTCACAAGCTCAAACAAGCTGTACACTACCTGTGCTTAGGAAAATGGTGGAGAACTGAAGTGAACGAGAAGCTGGTAAAGAATGCTGAACATACAGCAAGCCAAAAAGACCTTCATTTCTAAAGGAGTTAAAAACAGAGCTAATTTAACTAAATTAACGGATAGTCAAAGTGATTAAATCATCCTGAATAGATGTATGTACCAAATTTCACAGAAATCGCCAGtagtttttgacacttttcacTCAAAACAAGAAATGGCAATCTCTTGATGGTGGAAAAGTCaaaaataaagtttgaaaaaaaaaaaaaaaaaaaaagagtaaaagaagaagacactttcttttttttttttatccccagGGAAATTGAAAAAACAGGAcctatactgtacatgcactgAGGGGGCTGCCCAGGGAAGgcaccccgagcagttgggggttcggtgccttgctcaagggcacctcagcagtgcccaggaggggaaccggcacctctccagctaccggTACACATTCCGTACTTGGTCCCTATGGGAACTTGAACCGGCGACCCTTcggttcccaagccaagtccctacagactgagacaAAGTCAAAGGGGATGATATGAACATGAACCAACTTCAAGCTCAACTGAGGCAGGATCTGGTAAGAGAGATGAGATCTGGAGGGCACAGCTATAGTAAGAGCTTTAATAAAGGTGCAGCAACTAACATTTTGACACAGAGCACGTCTGTATTGTTGAGATAGCCTAATTTgcgtctggaccaaagtggtggaccgacctACTGACcaatagacagacacacattgtCATCCCTAGACCAATGTTAAATTACTCTGTGCAAACTGAAagcatgccacacacacacacactatcctgAAAAGGCCACCAGTGTTGATTTGCATTTTTTAGCATTTATGCACCACAGTAAGATGAATGTGTCCCCAATgattcatagttttttttaatccagtaAAACATATGCTTGTCATTTGACAACTCTGCAGAGCATCACATGTTATATAAGGCAAAAGGCAAGGCCATTTAAACAGAAAGCTTCAGGAAGGGTTCCTTTATGTTAAAATGTAGGACGGACTGCAAAGAGATACTATTTCTGTAATTGTTCAAAAGGCATACTTTGGCAAAACTGGACATTATGATACCAAGGTAATAGTTATAAGTTTTAATATATTTCAGGCTGCATGTATTATGTTGTGTCCACCCTGTGTGAGACAGTTTTAG is a window of Perca fluviatilis chromosome 16, GENO_Pfluv_1.0, whole genome shotgun sequence DNA encoding:
- the hrh2b gene encoding histamine receptor H2b isoform X2 — its product is MGRRAADLTTPVPVLGVPALFGVRGWRTTGGDRTGGVLLQTWGPQCSVGVQTSPGISRPSAQHGGQLTDTLSTPSNIITQTSNSYITKETEYKDISLLTKSDKEKRAILKQKSGESRTKKEVTFKALGGEASKDVAFSQRNSCGTYCYARAIKTNPHFAGNITNVRPKLKSAARYTNGSVVDSEAIGGISVHNDEAEPVKNANSHVRDQTRLQGHYAERCGKTLLLSAARPFGMPQKICSHCGGRQSTTTGLVTLGEKSSTTDDCLGEKPFKLTALSTTTHVQMPLIEKNLKPSHHEISESITNIDKRTHNNPQLLYFSEELKYGKTPHPSCPVHSRDNLVTLSQSHAASDATSPQPTTILHAKTITVTKATIETRQEDASIKSFAKPSQDSKIPRPTSLMLTPQMATATKPNNPHSHTYPKHLKISQHNSSQHNVPLNVCVAIHATPENALSSPSHTFIANTRTTTFNTAPMSTKNILAKVANAQHETHAARVNIAINTTDRPQMTPKSPIASLTANALDPIHKPETTAQLTSASPPHTSRDPGHTPPITASSTIDSKSPGKASLIDTVMDSAGFPTPRPTTPHRLLSTVIQHSTLNHKSNSDQTTHTSTKHKFVAPQIHQIQRNSSNSEPTLRVSTASLNATPSSVKPLDSRARLPSSAAPSHTSTYSSTLYKNKALRYSSINQRNAPPTASTSLSTLTGNQSNVCASGTTSLQSADTTQHNKDLSHNKAPRVNQSDHTQETDSRTQTGNESGVCNVFNQENSTTTPVSLSEPLNVSKNHNRGSDASTHYPQPTIIPSTESHTDKNKSSGNLINELAVHESNDHENSNLSQVTNLQNYISLIKSSSSCPQGCINTEQQRLAHYQGYTETQHEGHCATCPSVKTAQETDSNTEQFALGVSVRHANIKLKSNADKQTLPNYSTPSAKAQTNCEPTISSLENTGAHPKIKLSVHQNSDSDTSSLPQAHTSPELSFTTTVPFNSEGLPCTHTGPECNSILPSSTMHLASLARLQSCEAEAIVKLDSKFSPAPPLPCPEDTSLAHSHPAAAALLLPPSPQCCKSAALQQRLESVEASLAANKDRITTLLNIIHDLETCHSPSSGRRFYKTGQDLKNCSTCQKTACIVYSREVFAARSLGEKGDGRKVCDTL
- the hrh2b gene encoding histamine receptor H2b isoform X1, producing the protein MGRRAADLTTPVPVLGVPALFGVRGWRTTGGDRTGGVLLQTWGPQCSVGVQTSPGISRPSAQHGGQLTDTLSTPSNIITQTSNSYITKETEYKDISLLTKSDKEKRAILKQKSGESRTKKEVTFKALGGEASKDVAFSQRNSCGTYCYARAIKTNPHFAGNITNVRPKLKSAARYTNGSVVDSEAIGGISVHNDEAEPVKNANSHVRDQTRLQGHYAERCGKTLLLSAARPFGMPQKICSHCGGRQSTTTGLVTLGEKSSTTDDCLGEKPFKLTALSTTTHVQMPLIEKNLKPSHHEISESITNIDKRTHNNPQLLYFSEELKYGKTPHPSCPVHSRDNLVTLSQSHAASDATSPQPTTILHAKTITVTKATIETRQEDASIKSFAKPSQDSKIPRPTSLMLTPQMATATKPNNPHSHTYPKHLKISQHNSSQHNVPLNVCVAIHATPENALSSPSHTFIANTRTTTFNTAPMSTKNILAKVANAQHETHAARVNIAINTTDRPQMTPKSPIASLTANALDPIHKPETTAQLTSASPPHTSRDPGHTPPITASSTIDSKSPGKASLIDTVMDSAGFPTPRPTTPHRLLSTVIQHSTLNHKSNSDQTTHTSTKHKFVAPQIHQIQRNSSNSEPTLRVSTASLNATPSSVKPLDSRARLPSSAAPSHTSTYSSTLYKNKALRYSSINQRNAPPTASTSLSTLTGNQSNVCASGTTSLQSADTTQHNKDLSHNKAPRVNQSDHTQETDSRTQTGNESGVCNVFNQENSTTTPVSLSEPLNVSKNHNRGSDASTHYPQPTIIPSTESHTDKNKSSGNLINELAVHESNDHENSNLSQVTNLQNYISLIKSSSSCPQGCINTEQQRLAHYQGYTETQHEGHCATCPSVKTAQETDSNTEQFALGVSVRHANIKLKSNADKQTLPNYSTPSAKAQTNCEPTISSLENTGAHPKIKLSVHQNSDSDTSSLPQAHTSPELSFTTTVPFNSEGLPCTHTGPECNSILPSSTMHLASLARLQSCEAEAIVKLDSKFSPAPPLPCPEDTSLAHSHPAAAALLLPPSPQCCKSAALQQRLESVEASLAANKDRITTLLNIIHDLETCHSPSSGRRFYKTGQDLKNCSTCQKTACIVYSVEYDFRQQERRFLEVLNHSARGNQAFSLHLSQPLNFSLLRNVIIKSLTKSKVRSKKLCKTLFKWPPRKIQKV